GGAAAAGTACCTCGAGCTGCCCGGCCTGTTCCGCCCCGACATCTGGGGTCAGCTCTCGCTGGCTTTGCTGTGGGTGATGGAGCAGGGGCACCGCTGGACGGGGAGCTGGTTCTTTGCCATCGTGCTCTTGACCCTCCTGGTGCGCCTGCTCCTGTGGCCGCTGATGCACCAGCAGTACAAGAGCATGGCCGAGATGAATAAGATCCAGCCGCTGATCCAGGAGATCAACAAGAAGTTCAAGGACAGCCCGGAGAAGCGCACCGAAGCGACCATGAAGCTGTACCAGGAACACAAGATCAACCCCTTTGCCGGGTGCCTTCCCCTGTTCCTTCAGCTTCCGATACTGTTTGTGCTGTGGAAGGTCATCGCCAACTACGAGTTCGGCCAGGGGGTGCTCTGGATCCCCGATCTGGCCCTGCCCGACCCCCTCTACATCCTGCCGATCCTCTACGTGCTCACCACCATCGCCTCGACCTACCTCTCGGCTGCCGGGAACCCCGACGCCCTGCGCCAGGGCATGATCATGAACCTGGTGTTCGTGTTCATCATCTTCAGCTTCCCCTCCGGCGTCTCGATCTACTGGATCCTCTCGATGCTGATCACCCTGGCCCAGCAGTGGCTGATCAAGCGCAGCCTGGGCGACCTCAAGCCCGCTGCGGCGAACGCGAAGTCTAAGTAGCTGTCGCGACGTGAGAGCGCCCGGGGTTCCCGGGCGCTCCTCCTTTCGAGAAAGCCTTAGTCGGCGGCGATGGCCAGCATGGGCTCGTCGCTAACCAGGCCCACGTGAGCCCCCAGGCTGCGCAGGCGCTCGGGGAGTTGCTCGTAACCGCGCTCGAGGTATTGCACTCCCTCGATGCGGCTCTCACCTTCGGCAGCCAGTGCCGCGATCACCAAGCCACCCCCAGCGCGGATGTCGGCGGCCTTGACCGTGGCCCCGTGCAACTTCTTGCCGTTGATCGAGAGCACCCGGTCCTTGAGGGTCAGGTCGGCGCCCATGCGCAGCAACTCGGGAACGTTGGTGAAGCGGTCGGGGTAGATGCGGTCGGAGACCAGCGCATTACCCTGCGCCGTAGCCAGATAGCCCACCGCCAGCGGCTGCATGTCGGTGACGAAGCCGGGGTACTCGCGGGCTTCGATGTTGAAGGGTTTGGGTTCGGGGGTGGCCTCGAGGCGAATCCAGTCGGGGCCGACCTCGAGGCGGTGCCCGGCCTGGGCCAATTTGTCCAGCAGAGCGTCGAGGTGCAGGGGCTCCACGTCGGTGAGGGTGATGCTGCCGCGGGTAGCCGCTGCGGCCAACAGGAAGGTCGCCGCCTCGAGGCGGTCAGGGATTATCCGGTAGCTCACCCCATTGAGCTGCTTCGCCCCCTTGATGTGGAGGATGCTGCTGCCAATACCCCGAACCTCCGCCCCCATGGCCGCCAGGAAGTGGCATAGGTCTTCGATTTCGGGCTCCTGGGCGGTCAGGATCAGGGTGGCCTCGCCGCCGAGGGCCGTTGCTAGCAGGGCCTGCTCGGTACCGCCGAGGGTGGGCATGTCGAAGACCACCCGGCCCGACAGGGGTCGCACCCGGCGGGCGGTGAAGTAGCCGGAATCCTCGGTGACCTCAGCCCCAAGGGCCCGCAGGGCCTTGAGGTGCTGGTCTACCGGACGCGGACCAAAAGTGCAGCCACCGGGCAGGGGAACCGTGCCCTCGCCGGCGCGGGCCACCAGCGCTCCCAACAGATTGAAGCTCGCCCGCATCTTGCTGACGAGCTCATAAGGAGCCACGGTATTGATGATCTCGGGAGTGTGGAGGTGCAGGGTCCGACCCTCCCAGGCATAGCGGGTGCCCAGGTGGGACAAGAGCTCGAGCATGACGTCGACATCGCGCAGGCGTGGAACTTCCAGCAGCGTTATCGGATCGGCGCTCAGGAGGCTGGCCGCCATAAGCTTGAGCGCCGAGTTCTTGGCCGGATAAACCCGAACCTCGCCGCCCAGCGGCGTTCCGCCCCGCACCCATATGGCCTGTTCCATATCTATAGATCACCCTATTCCTAGAGCTTATGTATTTAGCAGCATGTTACACATGATGCTCAATATGAGTGTATGGAGTATTTTTTGCGTTGTCAAGCATTACTGCACTGTGCTACACTGCCGCGTGATGAGCTAAGTACCCACGAAAGCCCTCGATGCAGTAAGGTCGTGGGTGCAAGCAGGAGCGCAATGGCAAAGAAAGAGAAAAAAAGGCTCCAGGTGGTCATCAGCGACGAGCAGGACGCGCTGCTGACCAAGGCTGCCTATGAACTCTCCAACCCTGAGCGCCTGGTCTCCAAGTCGGAAGTGGTGCGCCTGGCGATCCAGAAAATCGCCCAGGACCTGGAAGAGGGCAAGGCCAGCCTGGAGGAACTGCTCAAAAACCTCGAGCCCGAGGAAGAGGAAAGCTAGGGGGCGTAGGACGTACGCCCCCCATCTTGACTTTTGACCCTCGGCAGATCACCAGCCACACGCTGACGGCTCAACGCCCCCGCGCTACAGATGCTGCCGCCACCAATCCAAATAGGCCTCGAGGCGGGCCACTCGGCGGTCGGGACGACCTGAGCGGGAAAGCTCGTGACCCTCTTCGGGGCAGCGGAAGAAGCGGGTAGGGATGCCCCGGTGCAGCAGAGCGGTATACCAGGTCTCGCCCTGGTCGATGGGACAGCGGTGATCCTGTTCGGAGTGCACCACCAGGGTAGGGGTTCTCACATTATGCACCAGGCTCAGGGGGCTCTTGGCCCACAGCACCTCGGGCCGCTCCCACACGCTGGCGCCAAGCTGAAGCTGCACGAAGCGCGGCCCGATGTCAGAAGCGCCGAAGAAGCTGGTCCAGTTGCAGATGCTGCGGTCGGTGACGGCAGCCTTGAAGCGCTCGGGCACCCGGGCGGTGAGCCAATTGGTCATGTAGCCGCCATAGCTGCCGCCCGCCACCCCGACTCGAGCGCGGTCGAGTTGAGGGAAGCGCTCCAGCACCGTATCCAGGAAGCCCAGCAGGTCGGCCTGGTCGATCTCCCCCCATTGGTGTCCCAAGTCGGCGAAGGCCTCGCCATAGCTGCTCGAGCCCCTGGGGTTGCAGTAGGCCACGGCGAACCCCGCCTCGCGGAAGAGGTGGTGGGCCAGCATCACCGCGCTGCCAAAGGCAGTGTGGGGACCACCGTGAATGTAGAGGATCACCGGGTGGGGGCCTTCGCCCTCGGGCAGGAGCACCCAACCGGGCACCGGATGGCCCTCAGGCGCACGGTAAACCACTGGCTCGGGATTGCTCAGGGAGAGCGGGACCTCGGCGTTGGGGTCAAACAGCACCTCCCCAGGACGGCTCAGGCGCGGAGGGAGGGTGGCGGCTTCGGTGAGGGTGTAAAGCTCGCGTCCGCAGAAGGCAAAGGCCAGCACGCTTTCCCCCACGCCATGAACCTTGCCGACCTCACCTTCCAGCGATACCCTGCGCAGCCGGGCGTGACCCTCCTTGGTCTCTACGAGGTAGATCAGACCGTCGGGACCGAACTTGGGGGTCTGGGCATAGGTGCCATAGCGGCAATCGGAGTTGATACTGTTGGTGAAATTGCCCTGGGCCAGCGTCCTAGGCTCGCCCTCCAGGGGCCGGTAGGTCAGGCGGGCATCGGTGGCGAGGCCACGCTCATAGGCGTGGGTGAGGTAGACCAGGCCCTTGCCGTCGGGGGTGGGCTCGAGGCCGCTGATCGGCCCTTCTCCACCGAAGCACTCCTGCACCCGCCCCTGCAGGTCGAGGGTGTAGACCCGCTGCTTGCCCTCCAGGCGCTCGCGAAGGTTGCTCGAGGACACGAAATAAAGCTTCTGGCCATCGGGACTCCAAGCCAGCTCGCTGATCTCCAGAGGCGGCTGATGCAGTTGCCGCAGGCTGCCTCCCTCCCACAACCACAAAGCCGCTGGGGTGTCCTCCAAAAGCCCCCGCTGCTCGAATTTGAAGGGCCAGGACTCGAAGCTCCTGGGCTGGTCGGCCTTGGGTGGCTCGCGGTCGCCCGCGCTTAGCAGGGCAATCTTCGAGCCGTCCGGGCTCAGCTTGTAGCCGCTTACGCCCGCTTTGAACCAGGTGATCTGCTCGGCCTCTCCCCCGTTCACGGGAAGCCGGAAGAGCTGGTTGGCCTTATCCACCTTGCGGGTGAAGTAGTAGTACTCACCCTTCCACTGCGGGTTGCGGGCCTCCCCTTGGGTCAGGATCTTGAGGCCGCCGTCCCACATGGCCAGGCGGGGGCGATATTTGGGCGGCTCCTTATCGCCTTCGGAGCGCTCGATATCGGTGAGCACGAACAGCGGCCTGCCCAGAGGGCCTTCGCTCAGGTTGGAGATGAAGCGCAGTTGGTAGAGGATGTCGGGCTGCACGGTATCAATCTAAGGCAAATACGTCCCACATCGCCGCAAAACGCCCTTCGTCTCTGCCTCAGCGCGGCAAGGTGACCGTGTAGGTCAGCACCCGGCTGGCCCCTGGGGCCAGGGTGAAGCGGGCCCGGTAGCCCTCAGGGGTGCGCTCGGCACCGCTGATTTCGAGGGTAAAGGGTTGGGGGAAGGACTCGCTCAACTCCACCTCGAGGCCATATTGCTTGGGGTTCTTAACCGTGGTGCTCACCCGGAAGCGGTTTTGCGCCAGCACCTCGATCCTGCGCTGGGCCCTGCCCTCGGGGTCGGGGCCCAGCGAGAGGGTTACCGGGCCGCCCTTGGCGGTCTCCTGCACAAAGGACTGGCCCACGAACACACCCCGGTCACGAACGCTGACCAATCCGCCTGCCAAATTCTCGGGGGCCGCGAAGCGATAACCGCGCTCGAAGCGGATCTCGGGGGCGCTGCTAAAGCCCGACTGCCAGCGCCAGATATAAGTAGGCTGCACCCTGGCCTGAAGGAAGGGCAATTCGGTCTGTCCGGGCTGGAGGGTGAGCGCGCCAGGCAGCCGGTAGCGGTAAGTGCCCCCGACTTCGCCCACGAACTCCGCCCCGGCCTTCTCTAGCGCCGCCGCACGCGACTCGAGGGTGCTCGGAACCGGCTGGTCGAAGCCGCCCTCGAGCACCGGCACGCTGCCGGCGACGAGCTCGAGTTGTTTGAACTCCAGCACCTGCCCCAGATTGTTTTCCAGGGCGGCCCAGCCGGTAAGGTTGCTTCCCTCGAGGGTGTAGTAAAGCTTCCAGGTGAGCCCCCGGCTGAGGTAGCTCAAAGAGGCCGGGCCACTACCCCGGTAGCTGAAGCTGACGCGGGCCGCAGGCCCAGGCCGCAAGCCGTCGGGATCGGGATAGGCGATGAGGCCGGGCAGGGCGGTGAGGTAGCGACCCTCGTACTCGAAGATCGGGCGGTCGGGGTCTAGCACGGTGGCCTCGCGCCACCGCCCCTCCCAGTAGAACTGCACCCTCTTGCCCCTGTACGCGGCCAGGGGGCTGCTCTGAGGCAATAGCTGCACCTGGCGGGAGAGTTCCTCTACGCCGCCGAGCTCGAGGGTTCCCGCGATCAGGTTGCGCAACACGACCTGCGAAGGTTCCCAGGTCCAGCTACCTGCCGGTAGCGTCACCGGCAGGCGCACCTCGGCGAAAGCGCGGTAGACGGTGGCTTCCTGCGCGACGGCTACCCCAAGGGCCAGCGCCAGCGCGGCCAATAGCTGCTTTTTCATGAGCTAAGTAAAACACCTCAGCAGTAAGACCCGATGAGAAAGCTTCCGAGTTTCAGCCCCAAAGCAAAGTGTGGGGCGGGCTCGAGCCCGCCCCACACAGCGTCTTGCGTATCGGCCAATGAGCTTTACAGGATGTCGTCGCGGATGCAGGCCTTGAAGTGGCCGGGCGCGACTTCGCGCAGCTCGGGCACCACCTCGGCGCACTCCTTGATGGCGTAGCGGCAGCGGGTGCGGAACACGCAGCCCGAGGGGGGGTTGATGGGGCTGGGAATATCGCCCTGCAGCACGATGCGCTCGCGCTTGACGGTGGGATCGGGCACGGGGATGGCCGAGAGCAGGGCCTCGGTGTAGGGGTGTTTGGGTGAGCGGTAGAGGTCTTTGGAGGTCGCCAGCTCCATCACCTTGCCCAGGTACATCACCGCGATGCGATCGGAGATGTATTCCACCACCGCCAGGTCGTGGGCGATGAAGAGCACGGTCAGGCCCAGCTGCTCCTTGAGGTCTTGCAAGAGGTTGACCACCTGGGCCTGGATCGACACGTCCAGCGCCGAGACCGGCTCGTCGGCCACGATGAACTCGGGGCGCACCGCCAGGGCGCGGGCGATGCCGATGCGCTGGCGCTGTCCTCCGGAGAACTCGTGGGGGTAGCGGCGGATGTGGTCGGGGTTGAGGCCCACCATCTGCAGGAGCTCGGCCACCCGCTCGGTGCGGGCCTGGGCAGAGCCCTCGAGGTTGTGGATCACCAGCGGCTCAGCGATGATGTCCCCCACCGTCATGCGGGGGTTCAAGGAGGCGAAGGGGTCCTGGAAGATGATCTGCATCTTCCGGCGGTAGGCCCGCAGTTGGGGTTTGGGCAGGTGGGTGATGTCGTGGCCGTCGAACTTGATCGTGCCGGAGGTGGGCTCGATCAGGCGCAAGATGGTGCGGCCTACGGTGGTCTTGCCCGAGCCCGATTCGCCCACCAGGCCCAGCACCTCCCCCTTCTTCACGTCGAAGCTCACGTCGTTGACGGCCTTGACGTTGGCCACCACCCGGCTCAGGATGCCGCCGCGGATGGGGAACCACTTCTTCAGGTTTTGCACCTCGACCAGGCTGGTGGCGACGGCAGTGGGAGTCGGCACGCTCATGCCCTCACCCCCAGTTCAGCCTGAATCTCGGCCCAGCGCACGCAGCGCACCATATGCCCGCCGCCGGTATCCTGCAGCACCGGGATATCGGTATCGCAGCGACCCTCCTGGAAGTACTTGCAGCGGGGATGGAAAGCGCAGCCCGCGGGCAGGTGCAAGGGGTTGGGCACGTTGCCGGGAATGGCTTCCAGGCGTTGGCGGTGCTCGGCGGCCAGGTCTAAGCGGGGGACTGAGTTGAGCAGGCCCATGGTGTAAGGGTGCTTGGAGCGCTTGAAAGTAGCCGTCACGTCGGCTTCTTCCACCGCCCGCCCCGCGTACATCACCACTACCCGGTCGGCCATCTCGGCCACCACGCCCAGGTTGTGGGTGATGAACAGAATGCTCATGCCGATCTCTTCTTGCAGCTTGTACATCAGCTCGAGGATCTGCGCCTGGATGGTCACGTCGAGCGCGGTGGTGGGCTCGTCGGCGATGAGGAGGGAGGGGTTGCAGGAGAGGGCCATGGCGATCATGACCCGCTGGCGCATCCCGCCCGACATCTGGTGGGGGTAGTTGGACAGGCGCTTGCGAGGCTCGGGGATGCCCACCAGGTCGAGCATCTCGGCGGAGAGCTCGAGGGCTTCCCTCCTGCTCTTGCCCTGGTGCAGCATGATAGCCTCGGCGATCTGGTCGCCCACGGTATATACGGGGTTCAAAGAAGTCATGGGCTCCTGAAAGATCATGGCGATGTCGTTGCCACGGATCTTGCGCATGGCGGCCTCGTCTTGCTTGGCCAGGTCCTTGACCTGCCCATCCTTCCCCCGAAACAGCATCTCCCCGCCCACGATGCGCCCGGGCGGGTTGGGGATCAGGCGCATGATGGCCAGACTGGTCACGCTCTTGCCCGAGCCCGACTCGCCCACCACGGCCAGGGTCTCGCCCTTGTCGATGTGGAAGGAAACGCCATCTACGGCTTTGACCACGCCGTCATCGGTGAAGAAGTGGACCTTCAGGTCCTTGACCTCGAGCAGCCTTTTTTCGTCCATCCGAACTCCTTGAGTGTAACAGCGGCATTCTACCGCATGGAACTCTGCATAGGTTATACGCCATGGTGGAGCAAAAATAAAGCCTGAAGCCCATAAACAAGGCTTTTTCCAGCCGTAGCATCCACCGAGCATCCGATCACCCCTCCACCACAAGGCAGAGGGGTAATCGCTAAGGTGCTAGCGTTTGGCCCTGGGATCGAGCGCATCTCGCAGACCATCGCCCATGAAGTTGAAGGAGAGGATGGCGATGAAGATGAACAGACCAGGGATCAGCAGCCAGGGGCGGTCCACGAAGGCAGTGATGCCCTGGGCCTGGGCCTTGGAGAGCAGCAGGCCCCAGGAGGAAGCCGGCTCCTGAATACCCAGCCCGATGAACGACAGGCCCGACTCCGCCAGGATGAAGCCGGGGATGGCCAGGGTAACGCTGACGATGAGGAAGGTGAAGGTTCCGGGCAGAATGTGCAAGGCGATCACCCGACTATCCGAGGCCCCCATAGCCTGAGCGGCCTGGGCGTATTCCATCTCCCGAAGCTGGAGGATTTGCCCGCGCATGACCCGGGCCAAACCACCCCAGTTGACGAAGGAGAGGATGCAGACCACCAGGTAAAAACGCATGGCCGGGGGGATCCCCTGGGGGATGAGCACCGAGAGGGTGATGAGCAGGAACAAGTCGGGGATGGCCGCCAGGATCTCGGTCGTGCGCATGATGAGGGTGTCGAGATCGATCTTGATCAGGGGGAAGAGGATGGCGTAGGCAATCGCCAGGAGAATACCCACTCCCACAATCCCGAAGACCACGGCCTCAAAACCACGGGTGGTGGCCCAGAAGCCGCTGAGCATGACCCACACCAGCCAGGCCAGCCCCCCCCACAAAGCCAGCCACAGGAGGGTCTTGAGCAAGCTGGGCAAGGGGTTCCTGGAGACGAACTCCCGGTAGGCGGGGTTGAGCAGCCCGATGCTCAGCGTCAAGGGCTTCCCGGCGAAAAAGCCCGAGAGGCTGCCCATGAACACCCCGATCAACAGGGCCAGCGCAGTGGCGAAGATGCCTATGGTGAGGCTTACCCGCGCTCCGTACCAGATGCGCCCCCACAGGTCGCGACCAAAGTCATCGGTGCCCCACAGGAACAGGTGGGCCTGCTCGTTTTGCAACCACTCCCCGCCCATCAGGCGCAGATTGGCGGGGATGAAACCTAAGAACCTGTAAGGCTCGCCCTGGACAAAGAAGTAGATGGTGTACTTCTGAGTACAGTCCTGGACGAACTCGAGCTTGAAGGTCTCGAGGTTGCGTTTACGCTCGACGGTGCAGACGTAAGGGCGGGTCAACCGGCCGTTCTCATCACGCCAGTGAACCACCGTGGGCGGAGAAAAAGTGAGCTCGCGAAAACTCTTGGTCTCCGGGTAGGGCGCCAGGAAGTCGGCGAAGAGGGCACCTAGGTACAGCACCAGCAGCACCCCACCACCCAAACGGGCTAAAGGGTGGCGGCGAAAACGGATCCAGGCCTCCTGGAAGAAGCTGCGGCTCTGAAGCGCTCCTTGCGATCTAGCTTCGATCTTGCGCGTCATGGCCGCCCCTAGTTATAGCGAATCCTGGGGTCTACCCAGGCCAAGAGCAGATCGGAGAGCAGGTTGCCGACGATGAGCAGAAAGGTGCTGATGGTGATGAGTCCCATGATCACGTAGATGTCGATAGCCGAGACCGCTTGCAAGAAGGCCGGCGTGATGCCGGGCCAGGCCATCACCACCTCTACCAATCCCGCCCCACCGATGAGGCCAGGCAGCAGCCCCCCGATCCCCGCCACCAGAGGGATCACCGCGTTGCGCAGGGCATGCTTGTAGATCACCATGCGCTCAGCGACCCCCTTGGCCCGCGCGGTGCGCACGTAGTCCTGCGAGAGCACCTCGAGCATCTGCCCCCGCATGATGCGCACCAAGCCGGCCATGCCCGAAGTCGCCACCACGATGACCGGCAGGATCGAGTGCCACAACACGTCGAGTGTGCGGGCGATCCAGGGGGCCTCCTGCCGGGGCACCCCGCCCAAGAACTGATCGGTCATACCCCCGATGGGCAGAAGCCTCATCCCCGCGTGATCGTTGACCCAGATGGCGAAGTAGAGCATGATGAGCGCGAAGAAGAAGTTGGGGATGGCCAGGCCGAAGAAGGCCAGGAAGGTCAGGGTGCGGTCTCCCAGGGAGTACTTACGCACGGCGGAGTAGACCCCGATGGGAATGGCCACGAGGTAGATCAGCAACGTGGAGAGCCCCACCAGCACCATCGAGTTGAGGATGGGCTGCCGGATGACGCTCCACACGTCCGAACGGTAGTCCAACGAAATCCCCAGATAGCCGTGGAAGAGCACACCGCTGAGCCACTTGGCGTACTGCGCAGGGATGGGCTGATCGAGGCCGAACTGCTGCCGCAAGCGCTCGATCTGCTCGCGGTCGACCGTTGGATCGAGCTCAAAGCGGGTAATCGCGTCTCCTGGGGCAATCTGAATGATCACAAAAGCCAGGATCGTAGCCCCTACGAAGGTAGGGATGAGTTGCAAAAGACGGCGGGCGATGTAGTTCCACATGGCTCTAGGCTTTGGGGGGCGGCACCTGCCGCCCCCCGCGCCGAAGGAGGGCTACTCCTTGGCGAACACCGTCTCGATGTAGGGGTACTGGCCCACGATGGAGTTGATCTGCCCCTTAGGGAACAAGCCACCGATACGGGCGTTGCGGGCCGGGTTGTAAGCCGGAGCCACCGTGTAGATCAGCGGCACATTCTCCGCCACCACCTTCTGGAACTGCACGTAGATCTCGCGGCGCTTGGCCGGGTCGAGGGTGGTGGCCCCCTGGGTCATCAGCTTATCGATGAGCACCTCGAAGGACTCAATCTGCTTGGGGGCCTGACCGCCCACGCCCAGGTTCCAAGCGTGCAGGCTGCCGTTGAGCTGCCAGACGTTGCGGCTAAAGGCCGGCTCGATGCCGCCGGTCAGGCCGATGAGGATAGCGTCAAAGTCGCGGGTGCCGTCGGCGGCGGGCTGGGTGAGCTGGCGCACGAGCTCGTTGAAGTCGATGGGACGGTAGTTGACCTTAATGCCGATTTTCCGAGCGTCTTCGGCAAAGATCTGGGCGATCTTCTCGCGGATGTTGTTGCCCTGGTTGGTGACGAGGTTGAACTCCAGCACCTTGCCCGCAGCGTCGACCAAGAAGCCTTGGGCGTTCTTCTTGCGGAAGCCCAGCTCGGCCAGCAGCGCGGCGGCTTTCTGTGGGCTGTAGTCGTACTTGGCCACGTCGTCGGTGAAGAACTGCTTTACGGGAATGGAGATGGGGCTCCACTGGGGTTGGCCCAAGCCGCCCAGGGCCA
The window above is part of the Calidithermus timidus DSM 17022 genome. Proteins encoded here:
- a CDS encoding DUF4139 domain-containing protein, translated to MKKQLLAALALALGVAVAQEATVYRAFAEVRLPVTLPAGSWTWEPSQVVLRNLIAGTLELGGVEELSRQVQLLPQSSPLAAYRGKRVQFYWEGRWREATVLDPDRPIFEYEGRYLTALPGLIAYPDPDGLRPGPAARVSFSYRGSGPASLSYLSRGLTWKLYYTLEGSNLTGWAALENNLGQVLEFKQLELVAGSVPVLEGGFDQPVPSTLESRAAALEKAGAEFVGEVGGTYRYRLPGALTLQPGQTELPFLQARVQPTYIWRWQSGFSSAPEIRFERGYRFAAPENLAGGLVSVRDRGVFVGQSFVQETAKGGPVTLSLGPDPEGRAQRRIEVLAQNRFRVSTTVKNPKQYGLEVELSESFPQPFTLEISGAERTPEGYRARFTLAPGASRVLTYTVTLPR
- a CDS encoding ABC transporter ATP-binding protein — protein: MDEKRLLEVKDLKVHFFTDDGVVKAVDGVSFHIDKGETLAVVGESGSGKSVTSLAIMRLIPNPPGRIVGGEMLFRGKDGQVKDLAKQDEAAMRKIRGNDIAMIFQEPMTSLNPVYTVGDQIAEAIMLHQGKSRREALELSAEMLDLVGIPEPRKRLSNYPHQMSGGMRQRVMIAMALSCNPSLLIADEPTTALDVTIQAQILELMYKLQEEIGMSILFITHNLGVVAEMADRVVVMYAGRAVEEADVTATFKRSKHPYTMGLLNSVPRLDLAAEHRQRLEAIPGNVPNPLHLPAGCAFHPRCKYFQEGRCDTDIPVLQDTGGGHMVRCVRWAEIQAELGVRA
- a CDS encoding ABC transporter permease, which translates into the protein MWNYIARRLLQLIPTFVGATILAFVIIQIAPGDAITRFELDPTVDREQIERLRQQFGLDQPIPAQYAKWLSGVLFHGYLGISLDYRSDVWSVIRQPILNSMVLVGLSTLLIYLVAIPIGVYSAVRKYSLGDRTLTFLAFFGLAIPNFFFALIMLYFAIWVNDHAGMRLLPIGGMTDQFLGGVPRQEAPWIARTLDVLWHSILPVIVVATSGMAGLVRIMRGQMLEVLSQDYVRTARAKGVAERMVIYKHALRNAVIPLVAGIGGLLPGLIGGAGLVEVVMAWPGITPAFLQAVSAIDIYVIMGLITISTFLLIVGNLLSDLLLAWVDPRIRYN
- a CDS encoding ABC transporter ATP-binding protein, with product MSVPTPTAVATSLVEVQNLKKWFPIRGGILSRVVANVKAVNDVSFDVKKGEVLGLVGESGSGKTTVGRTILRLIEPTSGTIKFDGHDITHLPKPQLRAYRRKMQIIFQDPFASLNPRMTVGDIIAEPLVIHNLEGSAQARTERVAELLQMVGLNPDHIRRYPHEFSGGQRQRIGIARALAVRPEFIVADEPVSALDVSIQAQVVNLLQDLKEQLGLTVLFIAHDLAVVEYISDRIAVMYLGKVMELATSKDLYRSPKHPYTEALLSAIPVPDPTVKRERIVLQGDIPSPINPPSGCVFRTRCRYAIKECAEVVPELREVAPGHFKACIRDDIL
- the murA gene encoding UDP-N-acetylglucosamine 1-carboxyvinyltransferase; its protein translation is MEQAIWVRGGTPLGGEVRVYPAKNSALKLMAASLLSADPITLLEVPRLRDVDVMLELLSHLGTRYAWEGRTLHLHTPEIINTVAPYELVSKMRASFNLLGALVARAGEGTVPLPGGCTFGPRPVDQHLKALRALGAEVTEDSGYFTARRVRPLSGRVVFDMPTLGGTEQALLATALGGEATLILTAQEPEIEDLCHFLAAMGAEVRGIGSSILHIKGAKQLNGVSYRIIPDRLEAATFLLAAAATRGSITLTDVEPLHLDALLDKLAQAGHRLEVGPDWIRLEATPEPKPFNIEAREYPGFVTDMQPLAVGYLATAQGNALVSDRIYPDRFTNVPELLRMGADLTLKDRVLSINGKKLHGATVKAADIRAGGGLVIAALAAEGESRIEGVQYLERGYEQLPERLRSLGAHVGLVSDEPMLAIAAD
- a CDS encoding ABC transporter permease, with the protein product MTRKIEARSQGALQSRSFFQEAWIRFRRHPLARLGGGVLLVLYLGALFADFLAPYPETKSFRELTFSPPTVVHWRDENGRLTRPYVCTVERKRNLETFKLEFVQDCTQKYTIYFFVQGEPYRFLGFIPANLRLMGGEWLQNEQAHLFLWGTDDFGRDLWGRIWYGARVSLTIGIFATALALLIGVFMGSLSGFFAGKPLTLSIGLLNPAYREFVSRNPLPSLLKTLLWLALWGGLAWLVWVMLSGFWATTRGFEAVVFGIVGVGILLAIAYAILFPLIKIDLDTLIMRTTEILAAIPDLFLLITLSVLIPQGIPPAMRFYLVVCILSFVNWGGLARVMRGQILQLREMEYAQAAQAMGASDSRVIALHILPGTFTFLIVSVTLAIPGFILAESGLSFIGLGIQEPASSWGLLLSKAQAQGITAFVDRPWLLIPGLFIFIAILSFNFMGDGLRDALDPRAKR
- a CDS encoding S9 family peptidase, producing the protein MQPDILYQLRFISNLSEGPLGRPLFVLTDIERSEGDKEPPKYRPRLAMWDGGLKILTQGEARNPQWKGEYYYFTRKVDKANQLFRLPVNGGEAEQITWFKAGVSGYKLSPDGSKIALLSAGDREPPKADQPRSFESWPFKFEQRGLLEDTPAALWLWEGGSLRQLHQPPLEISELAWSPDGQKLYFVSSSNLRERLEGKQRVYTLDLQGRVQECFGGEGPISGLEPTPDGKGLVYLTHAYERGLATDARLTYRPLEGEPRTLAQGNFTNSINSDCRYGTYAQTPKFGPDGLIYLVETKEGHARLRRVSLEGEVGKVHGVGESVLAFAFCGRELYTLTEAATLPPRLSRPGEVLFDPNAEVPLSLSNPEPVVYRAPEGHPVPGWVLLPEGEGPHPVILYIHGGPHTAFGSAVMLAHHLFREAGFAVAYCNPRGSSSYGEAFADLGHQWGEIDQADLLGFLDTVLERFPQLDRARVGVAGGSYGGYMTNWLTARVPERFKAAVTDRSICNWTSFFGASDIGPRFVQLQLGASVWERPEVLWAKSPLSLVHNVRTPTLVVHSEQDHRCPIDQGETWYTALLHRGIPTRFFRCPEEGHELSRSGRPDRRVARLEAYLDWWRQHL